The Verrucomicrobium spinosum DSM 4136 = JCM 18804 genome includes a region encoding these proteins:
- a CDS encoding DUF6714 family protein, with the protein MSSPSPERITEFRARSNDGVVMGDAEIPAPGEQRAQQIIEMIDAAFSRVTLGNGIGLHQAQGLDDYADERTCAALRAKDEKADWHRIDRSTLNACHSSLSFFDAEGMRFHLPAFLIASLLQDEDYGTIYRLTDLSSHNLEKFKLLDLAQRESVRCYINHLTNSPDCRIKQKEAVQALAYWSLPAP; encoded by the coding sequence TTGTCCTCACCTTCGCCAGAACGAATCACTGAGTTCCGTGCCCGAAGCAACGACGGAGTCGTCATGGGGGACGCGGAAATACCTGCGCCCGGCGAGCAAAGAGCCCAGCAGATCATCGAAATGATCGATGCCGCCTTTTCACGGGTGACACTCGGGAATGGTATTGGATTGCACCAAGCCCAAGGTCTGGATGACTATGCAGACGAAAGGACCTGCGCTGCATTGCGTGCCAAGGATGAAAAAGCCGACTGGCATCGGATTGACCGCAGCACGCTGAACGCCTGCCACAGCAGCCTCAGCTTCTTTGACGCGGAAGGCATGCGGTTCCATCTACCCGCATTTCTGATCGCCTCCCTTCTTCAGGACGAAGACTACGGCACTATCTACAGACTTACCGACCTCTCATCACATAACCTGGAAAAGTTCAAGCTGCTTGACCTCGCCCAACGGGAATCAGTCCGCTGTTACATTAACCACCTCACCAACAGCCCTGACTGCCGGATCAAACAGAAAGAAGCGGTCCAAGCCCTCGCCTATTGGTCCCTTCCAGCCCCCTGA